A DNA window from Theobroma cacao cultivar B97-61/B2 chromosome 5, Criollo_cocoa_genome_V2, whole genome shotgun sequence contains the following coding sequences:
- the LOC18599828 gene encoding caffeic acid 3-O-methyltransferase produces MENCALSFETYIAKPFYKHLCKSRYLQIEEINIMSTSLPDQQQFISKEEEDCLQAIQFATSTVLPFALKTAIDLDLLEIIAKAGPGCTLSPAEIVSNLPAKNPDAPAIIDRILRVLTAHSILACHLVTDKDGHTKRTYGIASIGRYFLQNEDGISVTPLLNMTLDKRLIDSWNFFKEATLEGGLSIVKGFGMNLFEMAAKDNNFFNTFNQAMSNHTNIVMKKILEIYKGFEGVSQVVDVGGGLGTNLKLIVSKYPQIKGINFDLPLVVKDAPNFPGVEHVGGDMFTQVPHGEVIFMKWVLHDWGDDQCLKLLKNCYDAISESGKVIILESILPELPMTDLVTTTTLNLDLGLVHLLPGAKERTKKEFETLARDAGFPTLKLVCRAYNYWVIELSKL; encoded by the exons ATGGAAAATTGCGCTTTGTCATTCGAAACTTACATAGCTAAACCCTTCTACAAACACCTCTGCAAATCCAGATATTTGCAGATTGAAGAAATTAACATCATGAGTACTTCACTGCCAGACCAACAACAATTTATATCAAAGGAAGAGGAGGATTGCTTGCAGGCCATTCAATTTGCTACTTCAACAGTGCTACCTTTCGCCTTGAAAACTGCCATTGATCTTGATTTGTTAGAGATAATAGCAAAAGCCGGTCCAGGTTGTACGCTTTCTCCTGCTGAGATTGTCTCTAACCTTCCTGCTAAGAACCCTGATGCTCCAGCTATAATTGATCGTATCCTTCGAGTTCTTACTGCTCACTCTATCTTAGCTTGCCATCTTGTCACCGATAAAGATGGACACACAAAAAGAACATATGGTATAGCTTCAATCGGCAGATACTTCCTTCAAAATGAAGATGGAATTTCTGTAACTCCACTCCTAAACATGACTCTTGATAAACGTTTAATTGACAGTTG GAACTTCTTCAAAGAAGCAACATTGGAAGGTGGCTTATCAATTGTCAAGGGATTTGGGATGAACTTGTTTGAGATGGCTGCAAAAGATAATAATTTCTTCAACACTTTCAACCAAGCAATGTCCAACCACACTAACATAGTCATGAAAAAAATACTAGAAATTTACAAGGGTTTTGAGGGCGTTAGCCAAGTGGTAGATGTGGGTGGTGGATTGGGAACAAATCTTAAGCTCATCGTTTCCAAGTATCCACAAATCAAGGGTATTAACTTTGATTTGCCCCTTGTTGTTAAAGATGCACCCAATTTCCCAG GTGTGGAGCATGTAGGAGGAGATATGTTCACCCAAGTTCCTCATGGAGAAGTTATTTTCATGAAG TGGGTGCTTCACGATTGGGGTGATGATCAAtgcttgaagttattgaaaaATTGTTATGATGCAATATCAGAGTCTGGCAAAGTGATAATATTGGAATCCATATTGCCAGAACTGCCCATGACTGATCTTGTGACAACCACAACACTTAACTTGGACTTGGGCTTGGTTCACCTGCTCCCTGGTGCAAAGGagagaacaaagaaagaatttgagaCATTGGCAAGAGACGCTGGATTCCCAACTTTGAAACTTGTTTGTCGTGCTTATAACTATTGGGTGATAGAATTGTCAAAACTGTGA